The nucleotide sequence CCTTCGTCAAGTATTTCAATATCAACTTCTTCCTCGGTAACTCCTAGAGCCTTGAGGGCAAGCTCAGTTGCTTCCTCAACTGTTTTTCCTGTCTGTTCAATGCTGGTCATATTTGGTGTTACCCCCTGACAATCACTAAAGAAGGGTCCCTCCCTCTTCTTGGAACCCCCCTTTGAACTCACGTGGCAAAAACTGGCAGAAGCCCTCCAACGGGCAGTCTGTCGCAATGTCTCCTTCGCCTTGAAGGTCGCGACCGTGTCCTGCGGACTCTTGTTGGGAGCTCAACTTGCTGTGTAGCAGCGACCCCTGAAGGTGGCTGTTGCCCCTCCTCTGGGCCGGTCCCTTTCAACACCATCACCTGCTGTGCTGTGGATACAATGTTGAAAATCAACCAATACAGCATAAAGGCTGATGGAAAACTATAGAACAGGAAGCCAAACATAAGGGGCATCACTATCGCCATTATCTTTTGTTGCTCAGCCTGAGTAGGATCTACCACGGTTAAGCGCTGCGAGATAAACATGCTTATTACGTAAAGGATAACCAGCGGGATATCCGGCTCTGAAAGGTTGCCTCCCACTATTGAAGGATATTTCTCAGCTAACCTGCTACCAATCCACAAAAACTTGCCTTGGGCAAATTGGTATTGGTACAACCGAACCATATAATATAAAACCCATAACACAGGGAGCTGTACCAACAAGGGCAGACAGCTTGCAAATGGATTAACGCCTTGCTCCCTATACAGCGCCATCAGCTTCTCGCCCATTTCCTTTTGATTGTCCTTGTATTTCTCCTGAATCTGCTTTACCATCGGCTGAATGCGCTGCATTTGCTTCATGCTTCTGAACTGGGCATGACTGAGCGGCCAAGTAATTACCTTGAAGATTACTGTAATAATGAGGAGCGCCAAGGCATAACTATAGTTCGGATTCCTCCCTGTTAAAGCCACAAAGAAATCAACGATTTTGTATAGTGTGTGCTTGGAGTTCCTTTTATCGTATTCTTTTTCAAGCTTAGCAAGTCGCCTCCGCCCCTCCGCTGCCGCTTGCGACTTTTCTGGCGAAAATCTATCTAAAAGCTTATTATAAGTGCTAATTGCCTGGTGCTCATCGCCAAGCTTTGTTTCGAGCACTATAGCTTTCTCAAGAAGGGCTTGGGCTGCGTACTCAGTATTGCGGTATTCCCTTGAGTTTGCAAGTTGGTCGTAAATCTGCAATGCGGCGCGTAGCTTTTTCGGTTCATCCCCTGCTTCCTTTACGCTCTCTCGCGCCTGCTGCAGCATTATCTCTGGCTTCGGCAGCAGTGGAACTGGCCTTTGCTGAAAATACATGAATATCATAAGGCTAACCATCATTATAAGAAGCATCATGGTTAGCCCGGATGATCGCTGCATAATTCCCCCAATTTATTAAAATTAATTTTCTAAAGCTTTAACAGCAGTTTAGAAGCCTGCAAACTACTCAACTGGGTCATAGCCACCAGGATTCCAAGGGTTGCATCTGAGCAGTCTCCAGATGGCTAAAACTGTTCCTCGTAATGGGCCATGTTTCAAAATCGCCTGGGCTGCGTATTCCGAGCAGCTAGGTTCAAACCGGCAAGTCCGAGGTTTGAACCTGCTAGCTTTTTGATATACCCTAATGAGGAAAACAATAATATACCGCATGATTCCAACAGGCTTAGCTACGCTCGCGCAAAAGGCCTGCCTCCTCGAAAAGTTGTCTTGCCGCATCTCTAATTGACCAAAAATTCGCTTCCTTTATCGCAGGCCTACCGACAAGAATCGCATCAAAGCCAGTTTTCTTAATTTCTCCTAGTAACGACCGAACGGCTTCTCTGATCTGCCGCTTAACCCTGTTTCTAGCTGCAGAGCTTCCTATCTTCGGGCTTGTCGAAAATCCAAATCGCGCGGGCTGTGATTCTTCGCGCCACAAGACACGCAGTACCAGAAGCCGGTTAACATATCCTTTTCCCCGCTTATAAACTATTTCAAAATCCCGACTACTGGTAAGCCTGTGCTCTTTTGGTAGCACTTTTATGCCTGCGGCGTCCAAAATCACCTAGCTAGACTGTCAATCTATATCTTCCCTTGGCTCGGCGGGCGCGAATCACATTCCTCCCACCAGCACTAGACATTCTCGCTAAAAAACCGTGAACACGGCTACGCCGCCGGTTCTTGGGCTGATATGTGCGCTTCATGGAACTCGTCTACCTCCAATGTGACATATTATAGCATATCACTATTTCCTGTTACAAGTGAAATTTGTCTACAGTGTTACCACCCCTGCATGTCAAAAAAACGTTTGATAGCTACTCGGCATTCTGGTATAATTACTAGGCCGCTTGCATCAGTCCCGTCAGGCCACGGGGCGCCATCGAACACACCGGAGGCGAAGCCTTGGAAAACCAGCTCCAACTTGGTGAGGACAGTTCGTCGGTTGCTCTCAAATGCGCCTGGGAGAAGAGCCTCTCACTGCTGGAGCCGGAAATAAACCGGCCTACGTTCGAAAGTTTTTTCAAAACGGCTCGCCCCATATCTCTCGAAGGATCAACAATCACAAT is from Armatimonadota bacterium and encodes:
- the yidD gene encoding membrane protein insertion efficiency factor YidD, encoding MRYIIVFLIRVYQKASRFKPRTCRFEPSCSEYAAQAILKHGPLRGTVLAIWRLLRCNPWNPGGYDPVE
- the rnpA gene encoding ribonuclease P protein component; its protein translation is MLPKEHRLTSSRDFEIVYKRGKGYVNRLLVLRVLWREESQPARFGFSTSPKIGSSAARNRVKRQIREAVRSLLGEIKKTGFDAILVGRPAIKEANFWSIRDAARQLFEEAGLLRERS
- a CDS encoding YidC/Oxa1 family membrane protein insertase, encoding MQRSSGLTMMLLIMMVSLMIFMYFQQRPVPLLPKPEIMLQQARESVKEAGDEPKKLRAALQIYDQLANSREYRNTEYAAQALLEKAIVLETKLGDEHQAISTYNKLLDRFSPEKSQAAAEGRRRLAKLEKEYDKRNSKHTLYKIVDFFVALTGRNPNYSYALALLIITVIFKVITWPLSHAQFRSMKQMQRIQPMVKQIQEKYKDNQKEMGEKLMALYREQGVNPFASCLPLLVQLPVLWVLYYMVRLYQYQFAQGKFLWIGSRLAEKYPSIVGGNLSEPDIPLVILYVISMFISQRLTVVDPTQAEQQKIMAIVMPLMFGFLFYSFPSAFMLYWLIFNIVSTAQQVMVLKGTGPEEGQQPPSGVAATQQVELPTRVRRTRSRPSRRRRHCDRLPVGGLLPVFAT
- the rpmH gene encoding 50S ribosomal protein L34, with the protein product MKRTYQPKNRRRSRVHGFLARMSSAGGRNVIRARRAKGRYRLTV